A stretch of Acidobacteriota bacterium DNA encodes these proteins:
- a CDS encoding CocE/NonD family hydrolase, which produces MFRSVTTRVLIVPALTLFLSVFAAMAQADWEPGPAQYEVRVKINVKVPMRDGINLSADIYRPDAPGKFPCLLLRTYWGNNIGPLKVPWGLYFARRGYGVALVDVRGRYDAEGVWEPYVDEPQDGYDTQQWLGQQDWCNGSVGTFGRSYDGFTALMSAPLGSPYLKCMVPASNQQTNFGHLYNDGVPQLGVIFMAGVFLAGHTLQPNISRFAHGEATVNYEEVFRRLPLMTALDDLQEGSYYKDWLRHWKYDSYWKSYGVKEKYGRITVPAYLMSGWYDNLVHEAFRNFKGMREEGGSETARKGTKILVGPWAHGGYRMEDGKTVTFGDGADLKSVHLRWYDYWLKGIENGIDREAPIRIFVMGDDRWRDEMEWPLARTRWTNYYLSSRGSANSLHGNGRLSLQPDGSSAPTDSYRYNPHDPVPTLGGQISTHGDLKGPRDRRPVQRRDDVLVYTSQPLDRDTEVPGPVELRLYAASNAKDTDFTATLTDVYPDGRAIHICEGIMRASFRESLENPSLIEPDKIYEYRISLWETSTVFKAGHRIRLEVSSSNFPRYARNLNTGNRLGTSAEMKIAKQTIHHDSGYPSALVLPVIPR; this is translated from the coding sequence ATGTTTCGAAGCGTGACCACGCGAGTTCTGATCGTTCCGGCTTTGACCCTGTTCCTATCCGTGTTCGCAGCCATGGCCCAGGCAGATTGGGAACCCGGCCCCGCACAGTACGAGGTCAGAGTCAAAATCAACGTGAAGGTTCCCATGAGGGACGGGATCAATCTCTCCGCCGACATCTACCGTCCCGACGCGCCCGGGAAGTTCCCCTGTCTCCTGCTTCGGACCTACTGGGGGAACAACATCGGTCCGCTGAAGGTACCCTGGGGGCTCTACTTTGCCCGCCGCGGCTACGGAGTCGCCCTGGTGGATGTGCGCGGGCGCTACGACGCCGAGGGGGTCTGGGAACCTTACGTCGATGAACCGCAAGACGGTTACGACACCCAGCAGTGGCTGGGACAGCAGGATTGGTGCAACGGTTCGGTGGGGACGTTCGGCCGCTCCTATGACGGCTTCACGGCCCTGATGTCGGCTCCCCTGGGCAGCCCCTACCTGAAATGCATGGTTCCGGCGTCCAACCAGCAGACCAACTTCGGCCATCTCTACAACGACGGCGTCCCCCAGTTGGGCGTCATATTCATGGCTGGAGTCTTTCTCGCGGGCCATACCTTGCAGCCGAACATCTCCCGTTTCGCCCACGGAGAAGCGACGGTGAATTACGAGGAGGTCTTTCGCCGGCTTCCCCTGATGACGGCCCTTGACGATTTGCAGGAGGGTTCCTACTACAAGGACTGGCTGCGGCACTGGAAGTATGACTCGTACTGGAAGTCCTATGGAGTGAAGGAAAAATACGGCCGGATCACGGTACCGGCCTATCTCATGAGCGGCTGGTACGACAATCTGGTGCACGAAGCGTTTCGCAACTTCAAGGGCATGCGCGAGGAGGGAGGGTCGGAGACGGCAAGGAAGGGAACCAAGATCCTGGTGGGTCCCTGGGCCCACGGCGGCTATCGCATGGAGGACGGAAAGACCGTCACCTTCGGCGACGGCGCCGATCTGAAGTCCGTCCACCTGCGATGGTACGACTATTGGCTGAAGGGGATCGAAAACGGAATCGACCGGGAAGCGCCGATCCGCATCTTCGTGATGGGAGACGATCGGTGGAGAGACGAGATGGAGTGGCCCCTGGCCCGGACCAGGTGGACCAACTACTACCTCTCCAGCCGCGGGAGCGCCAACTCTCTTCACGGGAACGGCCGGCTTTCTCTACAACCGGACGGTTCGTCCGCCCCCACGGATTCCTATCGCTACAATCCCCACGATCCGGTGCCGACGCTGGGAGGCCAGATCTCGACCCACGGCGATCTGAAAGGTCCGAGAGACCGCCGTCCGGTGCAGCGAAGGGACGATGTGCTCGTGTACACGAGCCAACCCCTGGATCGGGACACGGAAGTCCCCGGCCCGGTCGAGCTGAGGCTGTACGCAGCCTCGAACGCCAAGGACACCGATTTCACGGCGACCCTGACCGATGTCTATCCGGACGGGCGCGCGATCCACATCTGCGAGGGCATCATGCGGGCTTCCTTCCGGGAGTCCCTGGAGAATCCGAGCCTCATCGAACCGGACAAGATCTATGAGTACCGGATCAGCCTCTGGGAGACGAGCACCGTCTTCAAAGCGGGCCACCGGATCCGGCTCGAAGTCTCCAGCAGCAATTTCCCCCGCTATGCGAGAAATCTGAACACCGGAAATCGCCTGGGAACCAGCGCCGAAATGAAGATCGCGAAGCAGACCATCCACCATGATTCCGGGTACCCGTCGGCTCTGGTGCTTCCCGTCATTCCTCGATGA